The following is a genomic window from Rutidosis leptorrhynchoides isolate AG116_Rl617_1_P2 chromosome 8, CSIRO_AGI_Rlap_v1, whole genome shotgun sequence.
CGCCACGCAAAAATCTCGAGTTTTTGGGGCACATGATTGTTACGTTCCGTGCATTGACTCGATATACCACCACATAAAAGATTCGCATCAATTTCACTCGACAGAAGCTTAACATGGAATGTACCATTCGGAGATAAGCGCCACGACTACGAATCTGGTTTGCTGCTGTCGAAGGAGCAATGGGAAATTAGTTGTAGCAGCCTCGTTAGATCCCCATCAGCACGTCCTGTTGGAGCTCGGCTCCATTGCCAATTATGTACGATACTGTTTGTAGACCCGAAGACACCATAGCAGCGATCTTTGATTACCAGGTCAGGATACAACTCTAGTCTGAACAAGCGGGGAAAGAGATTACATAGCTTGTCTTCACCGAGCCAATGATCTAGCCAGAATCTTGTAGAACCGCCATCACCTATTGTCTTGAGAAAAGAATTCTTGAAAGGAACGTTATAAGCTTCAATATCCGAACCTGCACAAATAATGTTACGCCACACGCCCGAGGATGAAAGACAATGCGAGTCATCGTTCAACATCAAGCCACCACAATAACCATGGATACTACGAATGACTTTTACCCAAAGTGAAtcggtttcggttttgaacctccaccaccacttcccGAGAAGAGCTAGGTTTTTGCTCTTTAATGACCCGGTATTTAACCCCCCCATTCCCATATGAATTTAAAACAtcatcccatttgacccaagaAATTTTTGAGTCTAAACCCGTCCGCCCCAAAAGAAATTTCTTCTCAAACGCTCAAGTGATTTTAACACACAAGACGGTGCACGGTAAAGCGAGAAATAGTACAACGGAAGGCTCGTGAGGACCGCTTTAATTAGGTTCAATCTTCCTCCATATGATGACATTTTTGATTTCCAACTTGAAAGCCTGTTATTACATTTCTAAATAATGGGTTGCCAATCTTTTAGTTTCTTCATCTTTGTTCCAATGGGTAAACCGAGATAAGTGAACGGAAGCTTCCCAACTTGACAACCCATTAAACTTGCTAATAAACTAAGTTCGGAGGTCTCAACACCAATGCCAAACACGCAGCTTTTATCAAAGTTAACTTTCAACCCCGACGCGAGTTCAAAACATATAAGCAAGTTCATTATGGTAAACCGAGATAATTATGGTGTTTCTACAACTTGATTCAAATAGGACAAAATATTATGTTGCAcatgtaagacctggattctgattctggcaagtcgcgcgccgcgcggggtcatggcgcgccgcgccatatgtcacTGGCAGACtccttttgttattttagagtttttaaaagggcattttggtcttttcgcatttgagccagatttggggacttaacctcatccacacatttcatttattcatttctttttccttttcttttcatatttctctcaagaactcaaatacccatttgattcaaagggatttttggaaaggaagaagcgggttttgatctttggcgtagtagacaagtttgttctcctcgttcttagctacgcggtgatactagtggtaagctctaacttcgaatttcgtttttgtgttcatcattcaaatttggggcttttgattgtataattcatagatggaacccatttagttgttaattgaagattaacaccaaggttcgggtttataagtgatgaagtcggattttgggttggttaatgatttaaccatgtttaagacttgtaaatagtgtataatcactagtattagtgattattgatgttttggagacctttagggttcttgtgattgactaattttgactagagtcaaaattagggtttgttgatgattatgacccgaaagtcgattcgatgaggtttacaaACTTAAAATGGATGAAGTTGATGTTtataaccgagttaaatatgttttggtgtcaaaacttataattggtgagattttgactttatgggtcaaaattagggtttatgggcgattttgagaacgataagtgtttaacacttgtgttcgggtttaattggtatattaggaccattatcacttgtgttagtgattattggttagtttgggcacggtttgtgcttggaagtgcaattgggtcgaaatggcactaagtgtcgaattgggttggtatgtaagtcaaccctaattgtgtgttgttgtaattgtgataatggaataggtactttccattgacgagttgcggattatttggaagcgttcatcaaggcgacaaggtgagtgttaatatcttatgtgcatatgtatgtgtaggatgggtgcgggtcgggtgaagtgattctcggctatagagctcacttcacatataggtggttttgatggacttgtgtataggtccaattggcacggttgtgcgttttggttaatcacctttggcgaagtatacatttggtgtgtacattatcacacgtggttgtgatgtggatgatataaccccaatggcgaagggttttaatgttgagaagtgagtcgcgtgtagttcggattcacgatgacgcgtgtagttcggtcatcttattgaggtagtaatctcgtgtggtttcggattactaaggctcgtgtagttcggccaacctcgatgtcgtgaagatagtaatctcgtgtggtttcggattactaaggctcgtgtagttcggccaatcttcattgtggtacttggttctcggtattgggttaaagggttaaccttggtcgtatatatatattgttatatatattaatgtattgttgtgttgtagctaaccctccgggtgtagcttattggcgttgttcacatcgtcgttggtgaacttacttgttgatatctttagcttgttgcttagagatcataCGGTATGCTTAGCGTAGTTTCCTTATAcagggatgcttcggtatgcggtatttgatatttgtgtggcgtgtccattttatacatatatatgtatgtagtatgttatcactcactaagcgttagcttaccctctcgttgtttacatttttatagattgcatggatgcggtggctcgggtaagcagggactagtggacttgcgtagttgctttagaaggcttgcttttggattgattaggattgggtagcgtatccccaatcgccatgctcggctttattttgtattaaaagtcgtgtggtcgaaaacttgtaattCGTACtttaagggtaatttgggcataggtGGGCCCGGcgttgtaaaaccctttttattaatggaacgtgttagttttacatatttgaatatgtggtgaaaagcgttttgtctaattatgtcgggaggtggtcaaacattttcacgtttttgactttttgggacagcagcctgtccaggcctttcTGCGCGTCGCGCGGGGTCATGGCGTGCCACGCCAATTGCTGTGcaacaaagatttttttttttattttgatatttaatagcgggttgttcgtggtttggtttgggttgttacaagtggtatcagagcatggtctaagggatttaggtgacttgagataggtgcctagacttagacttttgtgtgtgcttaatttattgcgggacttgtaggattacgggtcgaaatgggtttagttagtgccttgtttataggttgactaacgtttatattagtaatgcggatattattaatatatgattgtgttgtgatgataattctcgcgtgtgtttatatcgcgtagaatttcgtttgtgtttgtttatagcatcgagcgagacggtcttTGTACTAACaattcgatacggcgtgtgtgcgtaataaggacttgcaaaccttattacgggtgcaaatcgtgtctagcaagtgatgtacgatgagtgtttagcaagatgggggcggtattgtgtgtgtgctttatacgttcgtggtctaatcgctttgcattccttagaatggcaacgggaaatgggatcgagacgaacgacgtggagtttaatactagagttacggtcgccgttgcggagcaaatgagtgcgttggaagaaagaatggataggaggtattccgaatttcggggtagcagtgaaatggagcgttgtcttaagagcttcatgaggactaaacctccaatGTACGATgggaagccggatcctttggtaagcacaacttggatctcggatgttgaagggtgttttcgtactattgaatgtcctcccgagaagaggacaagactcgctactagtttgttgcggggtagggcgaaggattggttggatggtaagattgatcttgtcggtggtgaaccgtttatggcgttatcatgggacgagtttaagaaggaattcttcgaggagttccgaacttcagccgatttgtcgaaaatgcgtaatgagttgtaaaaattgcaacagggttctatggatttgaatactctcaagacgacctttatggcgaaggctcgtttttgcccggagtatttggggaatgatcgtttgttgatgggggatttttatcggaccttgaatgacgacttgaagagtaaaattagccggggtcaagcgaaatcgtttgcggaattatttgacttggctagaAGTTTCGAGTcttattcacgatcgaagaggtgtgaaccttcaagtgagagaagggttgtttcgtatggtgctccaagtaagaggactaagggtctgagcgtgagcacgggtggtacgcggatgagtatattggattctagtgcgcctaaatgttacaattgtggcatgaggggtcaaaagtcttgggaatgttcggtaccaaagagtgatggcatggtgtgcttcaattgccaagaaaaaGGATATCGTAAgttggaatgtcccaagttagcggggacgggtgcggcaaggagacgttaaggtacgtttcgttttaataaatatgtcctttgattatttattaagtgccgttgaatttgagtttgtaaaatgccttgtgttgtgcatattgttgttatgggtgacgttcctaatggaagtaccctatggtgatgttttgattaatgggcgaagggcgtaagacttggtgtaactaaGCATTCTTTAGTATTgagaaatgttctaccaagccttgggaatgggctttggagttcggatgttagagcgtgtttgcTCTCGTGTTAaaattgatgaaccgtgaggttcgtcgggtggttggaacccttgagatcgagtgttttgaatctcgatgtatgttggtaatggagtttatatgacgcgacattaggtgcctcttttatacctactagcatggtgttcaactccgattgtgttgcggttacattgtacttagggtaccgaagtgaaacccttaggtacacgagtgatcgggtgaaatttgacaaactaaagcaattgggtGATTGCGAGAGTATAGTGGTCTAATttacggtacacttttcgttcgaagtgtttaaagattggttgaaatccttcgtatgctcaaggttggagcaagttatggtgatgggtcgtgtgagcccaattgttggtaaagtctacctttggtagcattgtacgattgtacgatttgtggatatggaacgtagttctaagtgggggagttgcacTCCCGCACGGGGAGGTTTTTAGTTTGAGACTTCGGATGATACTTTTGGTAGATTCGGAAGTttgcgttgggacctagttttggtcgatttgtggtaaagtacaatttcggttaaattgtacttatggttttggatgtaagttaccaccgatgtggtaatgtggtaaatctcgttgagagataaaggacgtgtttggcgagcaaggtgaaatccctcggttaagggatgtgtgtatcggattctcttttagagaactattgttgggtacctatgtttgatataggcagttcttgctcgattgtgtgaatgtttagtagtatccgttaggattcactatggcgtagcagagcgcgatgttacgctactcgttgttcaaggccaaaagggcgttgattgatgaagcatgaccttcggggttcgctgacttcatcatggtattgattGATTGGTTaagtatgaccttcggggtccgctgacttcatcatggtagtacgtgattggtggagcatgactttcggggtccgctgacttcatcatgagcgtggtgttatatcggtgaagcatgactttcggagtccgctgacttcatccggtgttgagattggtgaagcatgaccttcggggtccgctgaattcatcatggtagtacgtgattggtggagcatgactttcgaggtccactgacttcatcatgagcgtggtgttatatcggtgaaacatgactttcggagtccgctgacttcatccggtgttgagattggtgaagcatgaccttcggggtccgctgacttcatcatggtagtggatcgcgtgtggtttcggattcacgatgacgcgtgtggattcggtcatcttattgcggaagtgagtcgcgtgtagttcggattcacaaatgactcgtgtggtttcggtcattgtattgaggagtgagtctcgtgtagttcggattcacaaatgactcgtgtagttcggtcattcctctgggatagggactctcgtgtagttcggattcactaatgcgcgtgtagttcggccaatcccgattgttgttgaggtgaaggtagtgagtcgcgtgtggtttcggattcactaaggcgcgtgtagttttcggccagccttcgtgttgtgtgatctgtcggttgttttatacaccgatggtggggtcgtaaggaccatgacgtttgatctattggttgttttatacaccaatggtggggtcgtaaggaccatgtgtgatctatcggttgttttatacaccaatggtggggtcgtgagggccatgatgtttgatctattggtcatttgatacgccaatggtggggtcgcgaggaccatgttgtatgtttagtgatgcgatagccgcgtttcgctcacatgttgttacgggtgtgacaatagtcgattttgtacaccttgggatctagcgttgccataatcgttttgggcgctatcggttttaaccgttggattatgatgttacggtagttgcgtattggtcgtattgcgcactacaagggatgtttagtgttaagagtaatccgtaaggattcgcttctttcggtcttcgtcggtttagatggttgactttattttgatgtGCGGTGGTTACTatcgatgtacttggtatggtatgctaggggttgatatctcggttcgagactgGTTGAGTATTTCCcggtgtgagggattgagcatggttttagtgctcgggattacgggtttgataaatcgcgagtgacgattttagttgttagagGCGATTTGTTGGggagaattgtctaggaaagttcggattgggacttatgattgaggaccgttgagtaggtccggaatggttaagtggtgaagatcatgaggacgtgatcgattttaagtgggggagagttgtaagacctggattctgattctgcccagtcgcgtgccgcgcggggtcatggcgcgcggcgccatatgtcgctggcagaccccttttgttattttcgagtttttaaaagggcattttggtcttttcgcatttgagccagatttggggacttaacctcatccacccatttcatttattcatttctttttccttttcttttcatatttttctcaagaactcaaacacccatttgattcaaagggatttttggaaaggaagaagcgggttttgatctttggcgtagtagacaagtttgttctcctcgttcttagctacgcggtgatactagtggtaagctctaactccgaatttcgtttttgtgttcatcattcaaatttggggcttttgattgtatgattcatagatagaacccatttagttgttaattgaagattaacaccaaggttcgggtttataagtgatgaaggcgggttttgggttggttaatgatttaaccatgtttaagacttgtaaatagtgtataatcactagtattagtgattattgatgttttggagacctttagggttcttgtggttgactaattttgactagagtcaaaattaaggtttgttgatgattatgacccgaaagtcgattcgatgaggtttacaaACTTAAAATGGATGAAGTTGATGTTtataaccgagttaaatatgttttggtgtcaaaacttgtaattggtgagattttgactttatgggtcaaaattagggtttatgggcgattttgagaacgataagtgtttaacacttgtgttcgggtttaattggcatattaggaccattatcacttgtgttagtgattattggttagtttgggcacggtttgtgcttggaagtgcaattgagtCGAAAtgacactaagtgtcgaattgagttggtttgtaagtcaac
Proteins encoded in this region:
- the LOC139864636 gene encoding uncharacterized protein; its protein translation is MGGLNTGSLKSKNLALLGKWWWRFKTETDSLWVKVIRSIHGYCGGLMLNDDSHCLSSSGVWRNIICAGSDIEAYNVPFKNSFLKTIGDGGSTRFWLDHWLGEDKLCNLFPRLFRLELYPDLLLSSEIDANLLCGGISSQCTERNNHVPQKLEIFAWRALKKRLSVRVELDRRGVDLHSVRCPLCDDDLESVEHSLIFCSHALDVWDRVFKWCNVGQFSNFSLDEIFKGYSTASMSNSGKKVWQAIGWVCAFSIWRNRNKKVFQDKCWNGPLALSEIQVKSFEWINARSRNRRLDCILGLLHQTLILYS